One genomic region from Leptospiraceae bacterium encodes:
- a CDS encoding ParB N-terminal domain-containing protein has protein sequence MKIRVSDVRVKHRIRKSTGDLEGLKESINRVGLLQPILIDLDNNLVSGYRRLEAVKLLGWEQIDARFIDVQNPKNRIILELEENIHRKDFSEEEKENAQKLVEKIDKEGILQKTKTWLRTLVNKKLKKSE, from the coding sequence ATGAAAATTCGTGTATCAGATGTAAGAGTAAAGCACAGAATCAGAAAAAGTACCGGAGATCTGGAAGGTCTTAAAGAGTCCATTAACCGGGTTGGTCTTTTACAACCCATTTTAATCGACCTGGACAATAATCTTGTATCGGGTTACCGTCGCCTCGAAGCAGTAAAACTTCTTGGTTGGGAACAAATTGATGCCCGATTTATTGATGTACAAAACCCTAAAAATCGAATTATCTTAGAGCTGGAAGAAAACATTCATAGAAAGGATTTCAGCGAAGAAGAAAAAGAAAATGCTCAAAAATTAGTAGAAAAAATCGATAAAGAAGGAATCCTTCAAAAAACAAAAACCTGGCTAAGAACCCTGGTGAATAAAAAATTAAAAAAGAGCGAATAG
- a CDS encoding ion transporter, translating to MVLEPKPSMRGVIAFLDKINPVVVFVSIIGLILEFTSIKPYVVLFNSFIDVFFVIDFLVRLFSFPKKDYFFNGYGWVDLLAAIPGFTFLTEQVPGFFKIFKILRIGRFFKIIRILRFLRIFSFLKKMKSDSPYIQERIMKIGVVIVLVLVVSIGLIDFFVDHMFVKDKQTVVTKLKEEGKSTSEALKLVFNSELKAYSIGENYYNGKNDLIEKDAYESISHKDDNHIIKLSDSESCIVHSAVYLSHKNNIMLSIILALIVLISIVIFYIGSILAKDIKIVNLIVDSIDADDYMLLTTEGMNYQEEDGSYVVHEGEEEITSLFKMVNRLIIEKNIADGGMMMGGGGMDLGMSFKDVSSGQDFSPSFLDNPSSASGGNFGSEIDLDEIREIIREENQSLLKQVSGGKKQDDFGMMEMDNFGEDAELAGPDFNLSDIKDAIYRANEDLKEELLHELLQRLEEQQKDVALKSIKLASKGIVNYLNDNLKK from the coding sequence ATGGTCTTAGAACCCAAACCATCCATGAGAGGCGTAATCGCCTTTTTAGACAAAATTAACCCGGTGGTTGTATTTGTTTCTATCATCGGACTGATTCTTGAGTTTACCTCGATTAAACCCTATGTGGTTCTCTTTAACTCTTTTATTGATGTTTTCTTTGTGATAGACTTTCTTGTAAGGCTCTTTTCATTTCCGAAAAAAGATTACTTCTTTAATGGTTATGGCTGGGTAGACTTATTAGCCGCTATTCCCGGTTTTACCTTCCTTACAGAACAGGTTCCGGGCTTCTTTAAAATCTTCAAGATTTTACGTATCGGTCGTTTCTTTAAAATTATCCGGATTCTCAGGTTCTTACGGATTTTTAGCTTCTTAAAGAAAATGAAAAGCGACTCTCCTTATATACAGGAGAGGATCATGAAGATCGGTGTGGTCATTGTTCTGGTTCTTGTGGTTTCCATAGGTCTTATCGACTTCTTTGTAGATCATATGTTTGTAAAAGACAAACAAACTGTTGTAACAAAGCTCAAGGAAGAAGGCAAGTCTACTTCAGAAGCTTTAAAACTGGTATTTAATTCGGAGTTAAAAGCCTATTCTATTGGCGAGAATTACTATAACGGAAAAAATGATCTCATAGAAAAAGATGCATACGAAAGTATAAGCCATAAAGATGATAATCATATAATAAAACTCTCCGATTCTGAATCCTGTATTGTTCACAGCGCAGTATACCTCTCTCATAAAAATAATATTATGCTGAGTATTATCCTCGCCCTGATAGTTCTTATCAGTATTGTAATCTTCTATATTGGTTCTATTCTTGCGAAAGATATTAAAATTGTGAACCTGATAGTTGATTCGATAGACGCTGATGACTACATGCTATTGACCACCGAAGGTATGAATTACCAGGAAGAAGATGGTTCCTATGTGGTACATGAGGGAGAAGAAGAAATCACTTCTCTCTTTAAAATGGTCAATCGCCTCATTATTGAGAAAAATATTGCTGATGGTGGAATGATGATGGGTGGTGGAGGTATGGATCTGGGAATGTCGTTTAAAGATGTATCCTCAGGTCAGGACTTCAGTCCGAGTTTTCTGGATAATCCTTCTTCCGCTTCAGGAGGAAACTTTGGTTCAGAGATTGATCTGGATGAAATCAGGGAAATCATCCGGGAAGAAAACCAATCTCTTCTGAAACAGGTTTCAGGCGGCAAAAAACAGGACGATTTCGGAATGATGGAAATGGACAACTTCGGAGAAGATGCAGAGCTTGCCGGGCCTGACTTCAACCTCAGCGATATAAAAGATGCAATTTACAGAGCTAACGAAGATTTAAAAGAAGAGTTATTACATGAACTCTTACAAAGATTAGAAGAACAACAAAAAGATGTAGCACTGAAATCGATTAAATTGGCATCCAAGGGTATTGTAAATTACTTAAACGATAACCTGAAGAAATAA
- a CDS encoding TlpA family protein disulfide reductase yields the protein MKNKLIKYSLIFLALMVAGLFISYFRSSKHETTPELRPLHRITGEVINADEWKGKRKVLYFWATWCGVCRLNLPLFKNAYSFLGSNSNTLLLSIEEGGSGKEALKTYMEKNQIHFPVYIAGKNLLENWKVEGFPTTIYLNEKDEVKFIDIGILNPFTFYFRYFLLAFL from the coding sequence ATGAAAAATAAACTTATCAAATACAGCCTGATTTTTCTGGCCTTAATGGTGGCAGGTCTATTTATTTCTTATTTTAGAAGTAGCAAACACGAAACCACTCCCGAATTACGTCCCCTTCACCGGATAACAGGGGAAGTAATCAATGCTGATGAATGGAAAGGGAAAAGAAAGGTGCTGTATTTCTGGGCTACCTGGTGCGGAGTCTGTCGCTTAAACCTGCCTTTGTTTAAAAATGCCTACTCTTTTCTCGGAAGCAATTCCAATACTCTTCTTCTCTCCATTGAAGAGGGTGGTTCCGGAAAGGAAGCTCTAAAAACCTATATGGAAAAGAATCAAATTCATTTCCCGGTTTATATTGCAGGTAAGAACCTTCTGGAAAATTGGAAAGTTGAAGGTTTCCCTACTACCATTTATTTGAACGAAAAAGATGAAGTTAAATTTATTGATATTGGAATTTTAAATCCTTTTACTTTCTATTTTCGTTATTTTTTACTCGCATTTCTTTGA
- the mtaB gene encoding tRNA (N(6)-L-threonylcarbamoyladenosine(37)-C(2))-methylthiotransferase MtaB, with product MNKPSTVGFYTLGCRLNIFESDGLSAGFEKLGVKSIDINENPDIIVINTCTVTNKADGKNRNIIRNAIKKHPGSKVYVTGCYAQTDREIIQNIPGVSGVIDNDNKSSLPQIILGKPIELNQDRFAYADTLPLHHTRAYLKIQDGCNRSCSYCKIPGARGKGQSRNFSDVLDQIRFLQDNGIGEIILTGVNLGWYRDKEGMKSFNKLLRNILNLLEYSRLRLSSIEPSDVGLEFIETIQHPRFCRYLHVPLQSGSSYILKKMKRSYNRETFIKRISLVKNKIPDIFLGTDVITGFPGETELEFEETLQVCNDLGFSKIHAFPYSARRGTLAASYPETLKREEKKERVKQLNNLSERQYVQYGKRFTNQTLECILEGDGTFLSDNYIRIRIENESILDKLKVGQFVNIRLLNYDENTDKKVSFPGELQRGNLSR from the coding sequence ATGAATAAACCCAGTACTGTTGGTTTTTACACTCTTGGCTGCCGCCTTAATATATTTGAATCAGATGGTCTGTCTGCCGGTTTTGAGAAACTGGGAGTAAAGTCTATAGATATAAATGAAAACCCGGATATCATAGTCATTAATACCTGTACGGTAACTAATAAAGCCGATGGTAAAAATCGAAACATCATTCGTAACGCTATAAAGAAACATCCGGGTTCAAAGGTCTATGTCACCGGATGTTATGCCCAGACTGATAGAGAAATTATTCAAAATATTCCAGGTGTTTCCGGAGTTATTGATAACGATAATAAATCCAGCCTTCCCCAAATCATTTTAGGAAAGCCTATAGAATTAAATCAGGACAGGTTTGCTTATGCAGATACCCTGCCCCTGCATCACACAAGAGCCTATTTGAAAATTCAGGATGGCTGCAACCGCTCCTGTTCTTACTGTAAAATTCCCGGTGCCAGGGGTAAAGGTCAAAGTCGAAATTTTAGTGATGTTCTAGATCAAATTCGTTTTCTCCAGGATAATGGGATTGGTGAAATTATTCTTACCGGAGTGAATCTCGGTTGGTATAGAGATAAAGAAGGCATGAAGAGTTTCAATAAACTTCTAAGGAATATTCTAAATCTTTTAGAGTATTCAAGACTACGTCTTTCTTCAATTGAACCTTCCGATGTAGGTTTAGAATTTATAGAAACAATTCAGCATCCACGTTTTTGTAGATATCTGCATGTCCCCCTACAGAGTGGTAGTTCGTATATTCTAAAAAAAATGAAAAGAAGTTACAATCGAGAAACTTTTATTAAAAGAATCAGCCTGGTGAAAAACAAAATTCCCGACATTTTTTTAGGAACCGATGTCATCACAGGTTTTCCCGGTGAAACGGAACTTGAGTTTGAAGAGACCCTTCAAGTCTGTAATGATTTAGGTTTTTCTAAAATTCATGCCTTTCCCTATTCAGCCAGAAGAGGAACCCTGGCTGCCTCCTATCCGGAAACATTAAAAAGAGAGGAAAAAAAAGAAAGAGTAAAACAACTCAATAACCTTTCTGAAAGGCAATATGTTCAATATGGAAAACGCTTTACAAACCAAACTCTTGAATGTATCTTAGAAGGAGACGGTACTTTTTTAAGTGACAATTATATCCGTATCCGAATTGAGAATGAAAGTATATTAGATAAACTAAAAGTAGGTCAGTTTGTTAATATACGTCTTTTAAATTATGATGAAAATACCGACAAAAAAGTTTCCTTTCCTGGTGAACTCCAAAGAGGAAACCTATCAAGATAA
- a CDS encoding UvrD-helicase domain-containing protein → MNLSNKNPLTLPEPSKFDFTRHAVIEASAGTGKTYAITRLVLELIKGSDNQKNKRKPVPLNNILLVTFTEKATSELKMRIRSELTTEYHKEIDKKTKKILQEALHQFEQVAIYTIHGFCHDTLKDFAFHNKALFDQNILDDKEIFEKVLLEQKRSLWHKIFQEELSFFLELWNYKAEESDRDIINLALSYKEDEFTQLLPELHSRIQEGKLSNFWNDMQVNLVKIISNLESINFSKIKTRKKKLINTGNDILHKYTTSNDIKFFVYNINLTNLKEALVDKEEDNPSYSELHVCLSELLDLCNYIQYQLPVFAILNLKKGVEEYKASRSGISFDDMIQKLKNAILEKNSRVLTELQQKYTYAFVDEFQDTDNAQWTIFREMFLKDKKHRLYVIGDPKQAIYSFRGADVNTYKKASNEMIESAKANYFSLDTNYRSSPILIDSLNSLFQNKDWSLNYRAVNAPEDKQRGKEEYEEELKKIQRKALNLISFETQNLKKENFEYSLAQYIAGEIQYLFSKNFHYFDKEKKQFLALKRNKICILISKRQEAEELIQALYERQIPAALYKEEGLFDTDEALQLYYLLAAIASPEDLSAFQTALVGEFFNFRVEEIKNHSEKVKQASFLLEKWIQIADTHNWPELFKSVFEDTGLKQRILNEENYLRKFTNYKQLIQELEKVAYQKNLNIHSLVLAFRFWRESGRNLEEEANLLEKDSEESKVQILTMHKSKGLEFPVVFIAGLLNPPKSSFYYKYHENNNSDVLIYHLYPSAKPKAEEERIKEDERLFYVAFTRARDLLYIPYLSIEKRREDYGALGTHIADKLKPFVENNAVQYHKLTYTQIPPSPTITAEESQKKKLQTISLPSITKEDLFVPLRKIAMRSYTSVKAELETKKSTSQIGLSYDTKDIQEKLSENELDYEEILPGSRFTGLLLHEILEDLEIERFSKHLNFPSFTEDSTIKNLIQSKIYNYAYYQKEFGTNYVSLHAEIIKRIQSILWNTFHTKLPSGFSLKDIQKGKYLREVSFLYHNSEKEFFTGSIDLVFSYQDKYYILDWKTDSLSSYSPDFLLNRIKSSGYRIQYLLYTLALYRWVNTSQKNPCGLEEFINNQMGGIYYIFLRAFQKEVSEEGIAFIEPLALENPYKLLKEEYGLKLSSVL, encoded by the coding sequence ATGAACCTTTCCAATAAAAATCCCTTAACCTTACCGGAACCTTCCAAATTTGATTTCACAAGACACGCGGTAATAGAAGCTTCGGCAGGTACCGGAAAAACCTATGCCATTACCAGGCTCGTTCTTGAACTAATAAAAGGTTCCGATAATCAAAAAAACAAAAGAAAACCGGTTCCTTTAAACAATATTCTTCTTGTTACCTTTACAGAAAAAGCAACTTCGGAACTAAAAATGAGGATTCGTTCCGAGCTTACTACTGAATATCATAAAGAAATAGATAAAAAAACAAAAAAAATTTTACAGGAAGCCTTACATCAATTTGAACAAGTAGCTATCTATACCATTCACGGTTTTTGTCATGATACTTTAAAAGACTTTGCTTTTCACAACAAAGCTCTTTTTGATCAAAATATATTAGACGATAAAGAAATCTTTGAAAAAGTACTATTGGAACAAAAACGTAGTTTATGGCATAAAATATTTCAAGAGGAGCTTTCTTTCTTTCTCGAACTCTGGAATTATAAGGCTGAAGAGAGTGATCGAGATATTATAAATCTGGCTCTCAGCTACAAGGAAGACGAATTCACACAGCTTCTACCTGAATTACATTCCCGGATACAGGAAGGAAAGCTATCAAACTTCTGGAATGATATGCAGGTAAATTTGGTAAAAATTATTAGTAATTTAGAATCCATTAACTTTTCAAAAATAAAAACAAGAAAAAAAAAGCTAATAAATACCGGCAATGATATACTACATAAATACACTACTTCAAACGACATAAAATTTTTTGTATATAATATAAATTTAACAAATCTCAAAGAAGCTTTAGTGGATAAAGAAGAAGATAACCCGAGCTATTCAGAACTTCATGTTTGTCTTTCCGAACTATTAGATTTATGTAATTATATTCAATATCAACTCCCTGTTTTTGCTATCCTGAATCTAAAAAAAGGTGTAGAAGAATACAAGGCTTCTCGCTCCGGAATCTCCTTTGATGATATGATCCAAAAACTTAAAAATGCTATTTTAGAAAAAAATTCCCGGGTTCTTACTGAACTTCAACAAAAATACACCTATGCTTTTGTAGACGAGTTTCAGGATACCGATAATGCCCAGTGGACTATTTTTCGTGAAATGTTTTTAAAGGATAAAAAACACAGACTCTATGTGATTGGAGATCCCAAACAGGCAATTTATTCTTTTCGAGGAGCCGATGTAAATACATATAAGAAAGCCAGTAATGAAATGATAGAATCAGCAAAGGCAAATTATTTTAGCCTTGATACAAATTATCGTTCTTCTCCAATCCTGATTGACTCTTTAAACTCCCTTTTTCAGAATAAAGACTGGTCTCTAAATTATCGAGCTGTAAATGCTCCCGAAGATAAACAAAGAGGAAAAGAGGAGTATGAAGAAGAGCTAAAAAAAATACAGAGAAAAGCTCTAAACCTTATCTCCTTTGAAACCCAGAACTTAAAGAAAGAAAACTTTGAGTATTCCCTCGCTCAGTATATTGCAGGAGAAATTCAGTATTTATTCAGTAAAAACTTTCATTACTTTGATAAAGAAAAAAAGCAATTCCTGGCCTTAAAAAGGAATAAAATATGTATCCTGATATCTAAACGCCAGGAAGCAGAAGAACTAATTCAGGCTTTATATGAAAGACAAATTCCTGCTGCTCTTTATAAAGAAGAAGGTCTTTTTGATACTGATGAAGCCCTACAACTCTATTATCTTCTGGCAGCTATTGCTTCTCCTGAAGATTTAAGTGCCTTCCAAACTGCTCTTGTAGGAGAATTTTTTAATTTCCGTGTAGAAGAAATTAAGAATCATTCGGAAAAAGTTAAGCAGGCATCTTTTCTTTTAGAAAAATGGATACAGATAGCCGATACTCACAATTGGCCGGAACTTTTCAAATCTGTATTTGAAGACACAGGACTCAAACAACGAATTTTAAATGAAGAAAACTATTTAAGAAAATTCACCAATTATAAACAGTTAATACAGGAATTAGAAAAAGTAGCCTACCAGAAAAATTTGAACATCCATTCATTGGTTCTTGCATTCCGTTTTTGGAGAGAAAGCGGTCGCAACTTAGAAGAAGAAGCAAATTTATTAGAAAAAGACAGTGAAGAATCCAAAGTTCAGATTCTCACCATGCATAAAAGTAAAGGACTTGAATTTCCTGTCGTTTTTATTGCCGGCTTATTAAATCCTCCTAAATCCTCATTCTATTATAAATATCATGAGAATAATAATTCGGATGTACTTATTTATCATTTATATCCTTCTGCAAAACCTAAAGCAGAAGAAGAACGAATAAAGGAAGATGAACGTCTTTTTTATGTAGCGTTTACCAGAGCCCGGGATTTGCTATATATCCCCTATTTGTCTATTGAAAAAAGGAGAGAAGATTATGGTGCTCTGGGCACACATATTGCCGATAAATTAAAACCCTTTGTAGAAAACAATGCAGTACAATACCATAAATTAACTTATACTCAAATACCACCTTCCCCCACAATTACCGCTGAAGAATCACAAAAAAAGAAACTGCAAACTATTTCCTTGCCCTCCATTACAAAAGAAGATCTTTTTGTTCCACTAAGAAAAATTGCCATGCGATCCTATACTTCGGTCAAAGCTGAACTCGAAACAAAAAAATCTACTTCACAGATAGGTCTGAGTTATGATACAAAAGATATTCAGGAAAAACTTTCTGAAAACGAACTCGACTATGAAGAAATTCTTCCGGGTAGTCGTTTCACAGGTTTATTATTGCATGAAATTCTTGAAGACTTAGAAATTGAAAGATTTTCAAAACATCTAAATTTCCCTTCCTTCACGGAAGATTCAACTATAAAAAATCTTATTCAATCGAAAATTTATAACTATGCTTATTACCAAAAAGAATTTGGAACTAATTATGTATCCCTGCATGCAGAAATTATAAAGAGGATACAAAGTATACTCTGGAACACATTTCATACAAAACTACCTTCCGGTTTTTCTCTAAAAGATATTCAAAAAGGAAAATATTTAAGAGAAGTCAGCTTCCTTTACCATAATTCTGAAAAAGAATTTTTTACCGGAAGTATCGACCTTGTATTTTCTTATCAGGATAAATACTATATTCTCGATTGGAAGACCGATAGTCTTTCCTCTTACTCTCCTGACTTTTTACTCAATAGAATAAAAAGTTCCGGTTATCGTATTCAATATCTACTTTATACCCTCGCTCTTTACCGCTGGGTCAATACATCCCAGAAAAATCCATGCGGTCTCGAAGAGTTCATCAATAATCAAATGGGAGGCATTTATTACATCTTTTTAAGAGCTTTTCAAAAAGAGGTAAGTGAAGAGGGAATTGCTTTTATAGAACCCCTTGCATTAGAGAACCCCTATAAACTCTTAAAAGAAGAATACGGGCTTAAATTATCCTCCGTGTTATAA
- a CDS encoding ATP-dependent Clp protease ATP-binding subunit, translating to MVEFTKRAKRVINEMAQEEAKRLGHDYVGPEHIFLGLLREEDSVAVKILINLNINLNELRKEVEKKSREGNLLLDLPNSHERYQRIVETSKEEAKRMKHNYVGTEHILLALLRDSNNIASAVLNTFSVNYNVIKSEILRLLGVPPVGSVGVTQSQQTSTTAQRTEKSKTPILDEFARDLTNLAREGKLDPVIGRTQEIERVIQILSRKTKNNPVLIGESGVGKTAIVEGLAQSIVEQTVPDLLFDKRVLSLDLAGLIAGTKYRGEFEERLKKIMKEIVASSNIIIFIDELHTLIGAGAAEGAVDAANILKPALARGELQCIGATTNTEYRKYIEKDSALERRFQTVKVNEPNIDDAIKILQGLKKSYESHHRVRYSNRALETAVKLSSRYINDRYLPDKAIDIIDEAGSKARLANCGRPQEIKDLEEEIKTLTGKKEELVRSQEYEKAASVRDEVNRKRQNLEDKIRAWQERMESYSVSIDEEEILSVISMWTGIPLEKMEESENEKLLQLEGILKERVVGQKAAIDNLARAVRRARTGFKNDKRPTGSFIFLGPTGVGKTELAKALAVFLFGDEKHMLRIDMSEYMEPHSISRLIGAPPGYVGYDDGGQLTEFVRRKPYSIVLLDEIEKAHPDIFNVLLQIMEEGNLTDTKGRKVNFRDTIIIMTSNIAAKEIQKGGRPGFEDVEGEKERSKAEMTRDELKKYFNPEFLNRVDEVIYFHPLTIQEIIEIVDIMLKDFNTRLIEKKISVQMSQKAKEHMADIGYDKQFGARPLRRIFQKELEDYMAIQLLKGAYSDPTTIIIDVVDDKFTYSEEPWENAGFPEPGEKSINEENNNEKEEVAVAHK from the coding sequence ATGGTAGAATTCACAAAAAGAGCGAAAAGAGTCATTAACGAAATGGCTCAAGAAGAGGCAAAAAGATTGGGCCATGATTATGTGGGTCCGGAGCATATCTTTCTCGGCCTCCTGCGCGAAGAAGATTCTGTTGCTGTAAAAATCCTGATAAACCTGAACATTAATCTCAATGAACTTAGAAAAGAGGTAGAAAAGAAATCCAGAGAAGGAAATCTCCTGCTCGACCTTCCCAATAGCCACGAAAGGTATCAACGTATTGTAGAAACATCCAAAGAAGAAGCCAAGCGCATGAAACATAATTACGTTGGAACAGAGCATATTCTCCTCGCCTTACTCAGAGACAGCAACAATATAGCATCAGCCGTTTTAAATACATTCAGTGTCAATTATAATGTCATAAAAAGCGAAATCTTAAGACTATTAGGTGTTCCTCCTGTAGGTTCTGTTGGAGTCACCCAATCACAACAAACCAGTACAACTGCTCAAAGAACCGAAAAAAGCAAAACTCCGATTTTAGATGAGTTTGCCAGGGATTTAACCAACCTGGCCCGAGAAGGAAAACTCGATCCGGTTATCGGGAGAACCCAGGAAATCGAAAGAGTCATACAAATTCTTTCCCGTAAAACGAAAAACAATCCCGTTCTTATCGGTGAATCAGGAGTAGGAAAAACAGCGATAGTTGAGGGTCTTGCCCAATCCATTGTAGAACAAACCGTTCCGGATCTTCTTTTCGATAAACGTGTTCTTTCTCTTGACCTTGCTGGCCTCATCGCCGGAACCAAGTACAGAGGAGAATTCGAAGAACGTTTAAAGAAAATAATGAAAGAAATTGTCGCCTCCTCGAATATCATTATTTTTATTGATGAACTTCATACTCTCATCGGTGCAGGTGCCGCAGAAGGAGCCGTTGATGCTGCCAATATCCTAAAACCAGCTCTGGCCAGGGGTGAACTTCAATGTATAGGAGCTACCACGAATACTGAGTACAGAAAATACATAGAAAAAGATTCAGCCCTGGAAAGACGTTTCCAGACGGTAAAAGTAAATGAGCCCAATATCGATGATGCCATTAAAATTCTACAGGGACTTAAGAAATCCTATGAAAGTCACCACCGGGTTCGTTACTCAAATCGGGCTCTGGAAACCGCTGTTAAGCTTTCCAGTCGGTATATCAACGACCGTTATCTCCCTGATAAAGCGATTGATATTATTGATGAAGCCGGCTCCAAAGCCAGACTGGCAAATTGCGGAAGACCTCAAGAAATTAAAGACCTCGAAGAAGAAATTAAAACCCTGACCGGTAAAAAAGAAGAACTGGTTCGCTCTCAAGAATATGAAAAAGCAGCCAGCGTTCGAGATGAAGTAAACCGTAAACGACAAAATCTGGAAGATAAGATTCGAGCCTGGCAGGAGAGAATGGAGAGTTACTCCGTGTCTATTGATGAGGAAGAAATTCTCTCTGTAATTTCCATGTGGACAGGCATCCCTCTAGAAAAAATGGAGGAATCGGAAAATGAGAAGCTCCTTCAATTGGAAGGTATTCTAAAGGAAAGAGTTGTCGGTCAAAAAGCTGCTATAGATAATCTGGCAAGAGCTGTTCGCAGGGCCAGAACCGGCTTTAAAAATGACAAACGTCCAACCGGTTCTTTTATTTTTCTTGGTCCAACCGGAGTAGGAAAGACCGAGTTAGCCAAAGCTCTCGCCGTTTTCCTTTTTGGAGATGAAAAACACATGCTCCGGATTGACATGTCCGAATATATGGAACCCCATTCCATTAGCCGTTTGATAGGAGCTCCACCGGGCTATGTAGGATATGACGATGGAGGGCAACTAACGGAATTTGTAAGAAGAAAACCCTATAGCATCGTTCTCCTTGATGAAATTGAAAAAGCTCATCCGGACATATTCAATGTTCTTCTACAGATTATGGAAGAAGGAAATCTTACCGATACCAAGGGAAGAAAAGTTAATTTCCGTGATACTATCATCATTATGACTTCCAATATTGCAGCCAAGGAAATTCAAAAAGGTGGAAGGCCGGGCTTTGAAGATGTTGAAGGGGAAAAAGAACGCTCAAAAGCTGAAATGACCCGAGACGAGTTGAAAAAATATTTCAATCCGGAATTTTTAAACCGTGTGGATGAAGTAATCTATTTCCATCCTTTAACTATTCAGGAAATTATAGAAATCGTAGACATCATGCTCAAAGACTTCAACACCAGACTCATAGAGAAGAAAATCAGCGTTCAAATGAGTCAAAAAGCCAAAGAGCATATGGCTGACATAGGCTATGATAAACAATTTGGTGCAAGACCCCTGCGTAGGATTTTTCAAAAGGAATTGGAAGACTATATGGCCATTCAATTATTAAAGGGTGCCTATAGTGATCCAACCACAATTATCATTGATGTAGTTGATGATAAATTTACTTACTCAGAAGAACCCTGGGAAAATGCCGGTTTTCCTGAACCAGGTGAAAAATCTATCAACGAAGAAAACAACAATGAGAAGGAAGAAGTCGCAGTGGCCCACAAATAG
- a CDS encoding decaprenyl-phosphate phosphoribosyltransferase — translation MVYYYMILMRPRQWLKNIIIFAGLLFSKKFFETEAFINSLIAFFLFSFIASCQYVVNDYLDRKEDAVHPEKMHRPLASGKIEPGIALSITIILIPILIVVSYRLNPFFFFLVSFYFLFNLLYSKYLKHMVILDVMSISLGFIIRAIAGAVVVGVNFSNWLLLCTFMLSLFWGFSKRRGELILLHSSAGTHRKILQEYSPGFLDLMMGITGSMTIMSYVMYTLSPDTMHNLGTDKLFFTIPVVVYAIFRSLYIIFIKNMGHSPTEAILKDKNVLFSGLLWTIILLVLIYKPFAFLK, via the coding sequence ATTGTTTATTATTACATGATTCTCATGAGACCGAGACAGTGGCTTAAAAATATCATTATTTTTGCCGGCTTACTGTTTTCAAAAAAATTCTTTGAAACCGAAGCCTTTATAAATTCCTTGATTGCGTTTTTTCTTTTTTCTTTTATTGCCAGTTGTCAATATGTAGTAAACGATTATCTGGATCGCAAAGAAGACGCTGTACACCCTGAAAAGATGCACCGTCCCCTGGCCTCCGGCAAAATAGAGCCCGGAATCGCACTATCCATTACAATTATACTGATCCCCATTCTGATTGTAGTTTCTTATCGCTTAAATCCATTTTTCTTCTTTCTAGTCAGTTTTTATTTTTTATTTAATCTTCTTTATAGTAAATACCTTAAGCATATGGTCATTCTCGATGTAATGAGCATAAGCCTCGGCTTTATCATCCGTGCTATAGCCGGTGCGGTTGTGGTTGGGGTTAATTTTTCCAACTGGCTTCTACTCTGCACATTTATGCTTTCTCTTTTCTGGGGTTTCAGCAAACGCAGAGGAGAACTAATTTTACTTCACAGTTCGGCCGGAACCCACAGAAAAATCTTACAGGAATACTCTCCCGGTTTTTTAGATCTGATGATGGGCATAACCGGTTCTATGACCATTATGAGTTATGTTATGTACACACTGAGCCCGGATACTATGCACAACCTCGGGACAGATAAATTATTTTTTACAATTCCTGTGGTGGTTTATGCTATTTTCCGAAGTCTCTATATAATTTTTATTAAAAATATGGGTCACAGTCCTACAGAAGCCATTTTAAAAGATAAGAACGTCCTTTTCTCCGGCTTACTCTGGACTATCATCCTTTTAGTCCTGATTTACAAACCCTTTGCTTTTTTAAAGTAA